AGACAGGGAGGAGAAGACAGAGACGGGCACAGGAACAGACACaggcagagaatggaagaaagggggaggaaaaaagagaacagtggaaaggggagggaggagcaAATGGAGAtacaagaggaaagaagaaatacaaaggcGGGAGAGGGTAGGGAGACATcagggagagacaaggaaggagaaacaaagaacaagaagAGAGTGGAAGAAGAAGGAAGCAACATGAAGAGAGCGGAGAGTTGTgcaaagacaaaaacagaaatGGGTCTGGTTACTGCCATGGTGGGTGTTGCTGGCCTGGCCCTGTCCCTGGGGCCCCTCTTCGGCCACCCACAGGAGGCTAGGCCCATTCAGAATGGGGGGGGTTAGTAAATCTCAGTAGGGGGGTTGGCCTGTTCctctgatggcagtgggcttggtgaCACTGCTGGACAGCAGAGAACCCACCTTTCTCCCCTGGCCAGGCCAGACcacagggcaggggctggggggtGCCTCCCTGCCACGGGGCACAGCCTCACAGCACTGAGCACAGGGCCTGGCTTGCAGTAGACAGTCAAtaaatgagggagggagggagggagggagggagggagggagggagggaggaagggaggaagggaggaagggaggaagggaggaagggagggatggagggatggatggggaTTGGGAAGCAAAGCAACAGGTGCAGTGCCCTGGGTGGCCACCGGGTGGCGGAAAGCAGATACGCCTGCAAGTGAAGCCTTGTTTAGCATTCTATGCCCCCAGCATTCCCTTAGGTGTTAGCAACAGAATCCCAGTCTGGCAGACAGTGAGTaatcacacagtaggtgctcattcAGGAGATGCTCACACAGAAGCCCAGTTCCTGACACAAATAGGTAGTCACACAGCCACAGAGGCCCTGGTGCACAGTAGGTGCTCGCACAGCAGCCTAGGGCCGGGCACACAGGTGCTCACTAAGTAGATGCTCACAGAGCAGCTCACTTCCTGACACCTAGGAGGTATTCAGCAAGGTCCAGGGCTTAGCACACATTATGTACTCAGTCAGTAGCCCATTTCCTGACATACAGTAAGTTCTCACACAGCAGCCCAGGgctgggcacacagtaggtgttcacaGAGTTGACGCCCACACAGTGGCCCAGgactgacacacagtaggtgctcacagAAGGTCAGGGCCAGGTCCATAATAGATGCTCACAAAGCACAAGTTCACAcagcagcccaggaccagacacaCAGTAGTTGCTCACAGTGAAGCCATCCACACGGCAGTCCAggacctgacacacagtaggtgctcagtgtaGCCGTCCACACGGCAGCCCAGGATCAGACACAGGGTAGGTGCTCACAGTGTAGCTGTCCACACAGCAACCCAGGGCcagacacacagtaggtgctcacaaTGAAGCCTTCCACACAGCAGCCCAGGACCTGACACGCAGTAGGCATTCACGGAAGTTCAGGGCCAGGCCCATAATAGATGCTCGTAGAATACATGTCCACACAGCAGCTCAGGTTCTGACACACAATGGGTGTTCACAGTGTAGCCATCCACACAGCAACCCAGTAActgacacacagtaggcattCACAGAAGCTCAGGGCCAGGCCCATAATAGATGCTCATAGCATACATGTCCATACGGGAGCCCAGGACCTGACACACAGCAGGTGTTCACAGTGTAGCCATCCACACAGCAAGCCAGGAACTGACACACGGTAGGTACTCACAGAAGCTTGGGGCCAGACCCACAATACATGCCCACAGAGTAGATGTCCATAGAGCAACCCGGGTCATGACACACAGTAGGTAACCACACAGCATCCCAGAACCAGGCACACTGCAACCAGGTCCTGACACACAGTGGGTGCCCACAgactgacacacagtaggtgctcccaGAAACTCAAGGCTGACAATAGGTCCCCCTACAGCAGCCCAATTCCCAGCACACAAcagacagtaggtgctcagtaagaaATGTGATATAGAGGCTACCCCAAGCTGACCCCAAGAAAGtccacacccaaatgaggggctcagaggaggggagggtggaggTGCTGGGGAGGGGGCCACAGGCTCTCAGCTTCCCAGTGTCCCAGTCTAGGAACTCAATCCCATGGAGAGCAGTGGCTAGACTGAGTCCAGAGCCCAGGACAGGCACATGGACAGCAGGGTAATGGACATGGGGCCAGCCTAAGGAGGAAAGGGAGAACCAAGGGTCCCGGAGGGAGGAGCAGGAGGGGGACACTCACTATTCCAGCTGCCTTGGCCAGGTCGGGATTGTTGGGCGCAAAGCTCCCACTGTGGCTAGTAGACACAGTGTTAGGCTTCTTGTTGCTTAGCCCCATGGCATCCATTGATTGGCTGCGGCTTCGGATGACCCGctgtgggagtggggaggggacaCAGGGGTCATAAGACACCACCACCTCAGGGAAACCCAGAGCCCTGGCAGCACCAGAAGCCAGGCATCTGGTCCCTTCATTAACTCCTCCCCAAGCCAGGGTCCCACCTTATACTCTACTCCCAGCCCAAGCGCTACCCCAGAAACAGACCACTCCCTCAGGccgttgttggtaggtgccctcAACTGGTTccaactatagtgaccctatatccaacagaacaaaacattgcccagtcctgtaccatcctcactatgtttgagcccactgttgcagccactgtgtcaatccatctcatgtttgctgaccctctaccaagcatgatgtccttctccacggactggtagCCCAGTGCCACTCTGGGTGACCCCAGGAAGTCCCTTGCTCTCataaggcctcagtttccctatccgTCACACAGGAGGCAGGTCCACATGGTGCCTATGGGTAGTTTGGCTCTGCTAGCAATGAACaggggtgaccttgggcaagccacttcacctctctgagtccCGGTCTCCTCCCCATGTGGCTATCATAAGGACTGAAGAACAGACTGGGTCATGACCATAATGTGCACAGAGAACCTTCCAGAAAACTCAGTTTTCTTCCTTCCTAGATCTAAgagctttcttctttccttctttcattccctccctcccttcctttttccaGTGAATCTTTACTGACACAAGGCCGTATATATTTGCTCTCTCACTTAATCTACCCATCAGCCCTACAAAGGGGTTAACTATTATTATGCCCACTTTAcacatgatgaaactgaggcagaggCAAGCTCGGAACCCAGATGCCAAATCCCATGCCCTTAACTGTGGGCTCTGCTGCCTCTTAGAAATTCTTTGACCTAATATAGGTGCACCATCCAGCACCTGCCAGATGTGGGACCACCAGACCCTCTCTCAAAAAAAGGTACCCAGATCCATGTTCCCTGTCTCCAGCGGGCAGAGGCAAGGCCCTTCCTAAGCTACCTTCTGTTCACCTCAGCTCCGGAGCAGGCCTGGGCAACTTGGCTAGTTCTCTTATGCAAACCCATGTCTCTAGCTCTGTGGCATGCCTTGGGGTGAAGGTGAGGCCTCAGGCTGGCCGGGCCAGGTACCTGGAGGATGGGCAGTCCCCCATCTGTAGGTGGAGAAGAGGGTGGCAAAGAGGGGTGCTGCTTACACCCTAAGGACCTGCAGCTTGGGTGAGTCCCAAGGGGCAGGAGAACTCCTTCCACCTCTGCCTCGCACTCTGAACAGTAAATAGGTGCTGAGGCAGGCAGGGCATTTTGCTTTCTAACTTAGTCTAACTGCCTTACAAATAATAACTCAGTAACAGTTGTATGAAATAAGTCTCTACTACCCCacttaacagatgaagaaactgaggctcgaaGAACAGCCAGCTCGTAAGTGGTagcactgggatttgaacccagggagtCTGTGCCCTTAACACTAAGCTAAACCAGAGACAGCTAGGGTGGGTCACACAGGCCTAAGTTCACACAGGCCAAGTGCCTCTTCAGTGGCCACTGAGTTCATACTCAGGGACCTCTGTTTCTGTCCCTCCGTCAGAAGAGAGGCCTCCTCCCCCCTTCTCTGCATGCTGACCTGGCAGCCACCACCCTTGGCACTTCAGCACAACTCCCCGGCAGACTCCACCCCCAAGTCTAGGTCCTGCCTCCAAAACATTAACTCCTCCCCAGGCCAGAGCCCCACCTTACACTCTACTCTGCTGGAAGTTCTACCCAGAaccagaccacacccccaagcctgttgttgtttggtgctgcaagtcacttccgactaatagggaccctatgtccaacagaaagaaacactgcccagtcctgtgctatcttcacaattgttcatatgtttgagcccattgttacaaccactgtgtcagtccatctctttttcactgatcctctacttcaccaagcatgatgtccttctccaggaactggtaccCTAAATCCTTGGGTCCCCTTGAGCCCCACCCTTATCCAGACTCCACCCTCTAGCCACACCCCCACACCTCACCTATCAGCCCTGTCCCAGCTCCGTCCTAAACCATGCCCCTCCCCCCTCACTGGCAGACCCAGGGACCTCACCTTGAAAGACTCGAAGAAGCCACCGCCCCCGCCGCCATTCTCCATCTTGTCCTCGTCCCCGCCCAGGCCCATCATAGACTGGCTGTGGGTATGCAGCTCCTCATGGAGCGTCTCCAGGAGAGCAGCCCGTGTCCGCTCCTATGGGCCAGGTGCAGTGGTGAGGATACCCCAGGGATCAGTCCTGGTCCCATGGCTCCAATTCCAGAAGTAAGTGCCGAGTCGGAAAGAGTCTGGACTGGGGACCCTCCCAGCTCAAGCagtccccagggctccttatgggccCTCAAGATCTGGCTTCACCCCCCGCTCCGTTCCTGTCACCCCCCCCTTCATCAGCCTGCCACTTCGGAGGCCCCCTCCTACACACTCTTATAACTAGTTgccctgttgattctgactcacggtgaccccgtgtgtgtcaaagcagaactacactccatggggtttccaatggctgattttttggacgtagatcaccaggtctttcttctgaggcacctctaggtagactcggacttccaacttttccattagcagccaagtgcatcaaccattcgcaccacccaggactccaccCATGCCCTGTTGTTGtcggttgctgctgagtcaattctgtagccaccccatgtgtacagactaGAGTTGTTCCATGGATTTTTCAATCCCAACTCATTCCTAAATCCTTCCTCCCTGACTGTTGCAAGGCCCTCACCCCTGCGCATCTATAGTCTCAACAAGCCTTTTCCCTCCCCAGGGCAGGACTGAGATTCTGAGTTAGAAAGGAGTTGCGGGGGATCAGCCCCAGCAGGAGACCCACACCCTCACCTCCAGTTTGGCAAACTTCTCTGCCTTGTAGCAGGCATATTCAGCATTGATCAGCTTTGTCAGCAAAAATTCCTGGAACTCAGGCCCCTGGGAGCCCCCAGTGcaggagagaaaagaagagaaaggggaGTCAGTTGAGACCAGAAACAAGGGGCTAAACCCCCAGGAAGCAGGGGCCAGAGCTCCTAAGCCACCCCTGCTGAGGTCTGGGGCTGCCCTCACTTCATTCACTGAAGGGTGTCACCTAGGGCTCAGCTCCACAGCCCAGGTATCTGAGGGCCCTGTGCCTTCGTGCCCACCCACCCCCTCAGGAGGGCAAACCCCTCAGATGCTAAGGTCTGGGCTGGGGTCTCCTATTCCTCCATCTGGGGCAGCGGGTGTGCTCTGCATGGGGCTGGAGCCAGGGCTTAAAGTGTGGCTCCAGAGGGGAGTCATGCGCTTTGTAACCACAAAGTCTGCTACGGAAATGTAACTGGTGTAGTTGCTTGTTGTATGACCCTGTAAAAGCCAGGCCCCAGTTGCAAGTCAGGGGAGTCCAGCTGCCCCAGCACACGGTGGGGCTTCAGGACCTCATCCAGCAGAATATGCACCCCTCCCTGCCCATGACTGGGGATGGGGTTTCTGCTCACCTTCCTGAACACAGCAGGGTCCGGGAGAGGGGGCCCAAAGAAGGGCACATCATCCCGGGCGGTGACAGAGACCTGGAAAGAGGGCAGCTGACCCTGTGGAGCCTGGGGCCTGCTCTGCCCCAGCACCTCTGCCCCACTGCCCCATACCAgccaactaaaaccaaaccaaacccactgccatggagttagttccgactcatggagaccccatgtgttacacagtagagctgctccatagggttttcttggctgtcatctttacagaagcaggtcaccaggcctttcttccaaggaaccacttggtaggtttgaaccactaatcttttggttagtagcccagcacaaaccatttacaccacctaaAAAACCCAGCCCCAGTATACCGCCTAGGGACCCCTAAATTACACCCCCTCCCGCCCCATGCTGGGCATGGGGCCTACCCTTCAGAGGCAGGGCTCCATAACTGCTGATTGGGTCAATGAACCACATGATTTCAGCTCCTTGACCCTTTGCCCTGAACCTGACTgatgggaaggggaggagggcaACAGGAGTAACTGGGGATAGTGAAGGTGGGAAGGCCGAAGGAGGCAGAGGAAGGTGATTCTGGGCCACGGGGCGGAGGGGAGTAACAGGCCTCCTCGAGGGGGTGGCCTTTGGGAAGGCAGAGAGGGAATAATGGAAATCCTCCCTCATCAAAGCAGGAAGCAAGCTCAGAGCCCCCCAAATGAACCCCCTATATGCAAGAGAGGCCTTGCAGCAGTGAGGGCAGAGCTGCTGATGCCCTAGGTCTGAGTCTGAGGCCCTGGGGGCTCCAAGACCACCCACCTTGTAGAAGGGGCCATCAGGGGCCCCGCCCTCAGCCTGCACCACCACATAGGCATGCAGGAAGTTGGACGCAATCATGTCGGGCACGAAGGGCGTGTTCTCATCCTGGAAGACCACGGCCACGATGTCGTTCCCGATGTGCCGCTTCCGCTGCAACTGAGCACAGGGTCGTGGCCGTCACGTCCTGCCAAGAGGGGCCCTCTGGGGCTGGGTACAGGGTGCTGGCAGGGGTGTGGAGGACTTGGGGCAGGCAAGGGGCACATCCAAGACTTgcttccccccaaaaaatttgatgaaaaacttGTCTTAAACTTATTTTAGTTTTCTTGGCATCCGAGGCCAAGTAGAAAGTGACTTACTCAAGGTTCTAGAGTGAGCTAAGAGACTCAGACCCAGGTCTCCTGGTCCCTAGACCCTACTCTTCAGTCCTTCTTTCTAAGTTCCCCCAAGATGGCCTCACTGAATAAACAAGTTCTACTTGGCATGTACTTGTGTTCCTCAGACAAGCAGGGTCttatcagaagaaaataaaaagacactaaaagaataaacatttccatttttttcacgTTACACTTTTATCCCCTGGGGCAGGTGGGGCTAACCTGGACAGCCCTGCAGGAAGCCCAGGAAAATGGGGCAAATATCTGAGTCCAGTTCCCTGAATTTGCCCTATACTTTCTCACCTCTGGGCCTCCTACTTCCACGCCTCCTATCTCTACCAAGTCGAAGTGCCCTCATGGGACACCACAATGCCCTTCACTCCCTGTAATAACACTAgcccacatttattgagcacttactatgaacCAGGCACGGTTCTAGACACCCTATGTACATCCCCTCATTTATGCTTACCTACGAGGTAGGTgccattattcccatttcacagacttGGGAACTGAGGCTTTTTATAGCATTGTAGcagcctctctcccctccccaagtGGACCGAGAGCCtctgatggtgaggatggtggagggggTAGATCATATCCATCTCTATCCCAAGGCCCAGCACTGAGCCTGGTGTGATGGACACTGGATGGACAGGTAGACGGGTAGACAGGTGGGAAGCAGGTGGGTAGGTGCCCAGGCTACCTGCTGGGCGTCCCCTTCTGTGTAGGGCAGCTTGGTGGACACGTGAAACATGATCTCCTTGTTGCGGAAGTTGCAGTACACAGACTCGGTCCCCGTCTGCCCGTGGGTCACGTCCAGGCCTCCTCGGAACCTGCCCCCAGGGCCCCCAGGCCACGGCTCAGTCTCTAGCCCCAGCCAGGCCTCCATGGGGCCAGGACAAGGGCTCCCTCCCTGCCCAGGGAAATGGGTCAAATTATGGTCTGTTTCTGCCACCCTAACGCTCACCCCTTAAAGTCCTGCAGTTTGATCTTCTGGCCAAGAAACTCCAGGAACTCCACGAAGGCTGGGCTTTCCTCATTGGTGCTGAAGAGTTCTTCCtcggaggtctgggggccacaaaGAGGGGTCAAGGTCATCGGGCTGGGGCTCCTGAGCagtcctgccccccacccctgctggcACCCAGAAAAGGCTGAAGGGAGGACTCTGGGCAAGCCCCTGAGCCCCTGGGCAGTGAAACCCCTTGGCAGGCGTTCTCCCCTAGCAAAGGTGTGAGGTCCCAGATACAGGGTAAGACAGGTGGGCGAGCAGAGAGGGGGAGGTGGAGCACACCTGCCCAAGCTTCTGGTAAATGACTCCAAACTTGAAGTTATTGCTGATCACATGCTCATCAAAGGTGACAATGAGGCGGGAAGCCTGGGTGGAGAGGACAAGGGGAAGTGGGACAGAGAGATGGCTTTTTTTCAAGTTGCCACATATTGAGCTCTTTCTATGCGCCAAGCACTGTGCCAGGCCCTCTATGTGCCTCACAGCAAGCCCATGAGGAAGACACTCCTGCTGTCCCTGTTTTACAGACGGAGGAACCAAGGTTCAGAGAGCTGGAATAACTTGCCAGTTTCCAAGTGGAAGAGTTGGGACTCGAATCCAGGTCTACTGGGTTCCAAAGCTTAAGCTCATTGCTCTGGAGTTTACCCAGGAGCCTCCTACCTGCCACGGCTGAGCCCGCCCCCATGCCACTCTGTAACACCCAGCTTGCTCCTTGGCTCCTCCGTAAACCCACTGCATCCTAGAACAGCCAAGTCCCACCATCTTGATTGGGCCTTGAGCAATTccctgtttcctcttctgtaaccaAGAGGCAGAACTTGATTTCTGAGGCCCCTTCCCTTAGGAGACCTTTCCTGGACCACACCACCCGTCAGGGATCTCACCCTGCTCTAGAACTCAGTCAAAGCCACAAAAGCCACACGTCTTTCAAGGcccacctcttccaggaagcccttcGGGCTCAATGAAGACAGAAGCCCCTGCCCCTTTTCCCATAGCACCTCAAAACCAGCACCCAGCATCAGAAATGGAAGTGTAGCCGCTGTCTGCTCTGGGGTCAGAGGGCAAGACCAGAAGAGAAGAGATCCTTCCCAAGGGAGGCCTGGAGTCCCCATGTCTCAGGAGCACAAGCCAAAGGTGGCAGGGCTTCAAAGCAGCGTTGGGAGTTGCCAGCTATAAGTAATGCCTGGTACCATGGCCATGAGACAGGCAGCTGAAGTTTTAATGCAGGCCCTCCTTATCTGCTGTGCATCCTTGTGTAAGGCACAGAACCTTTCTGGGCCCCTGGTTCCTCTTTTGCAAACTGTGGATTTTtgcagggttattgtgaggattaaatgagagcaTTTAGCAAAATTGACCAGTACCCAGCCGGTGCTCAGTAAGTGCTTAGTCCCCCAGTTCCCCATGCCTTCTTAGGGAGCGGGGTCCAGATCCACCCATACCTTAGGGTAGAGCACAGGGTAGAACCGGTCCACATTCACATCTTCACACACCAGCTGCAGAAGGAGATAAGGGGGGCTgagttgggggaggggaggaggcgtGGGGCCCCTGGGCCTCACTGACACAGGTCTAGGGGAGGACAGCAGCAGAAAGGCCAAAGGAGGGACCACGCTGGGGACAACAAAGGCTGAAGCAGGACTCAGGAGCTCACTGCTGCTCACAACGAGGTGCAGAGAGCTGGGGTCCCCTGGTACCTGAGAATGCTCTAGAGAGTGCCCAAAACAGGCATACAGGGAACAGGAACCCGTGAGAAGACGTAGCATAGTGGGAACATGGGAGAAAAAGACCACACAGACAGGGCTACTGCTCCCAGGGCTAGGACCTGGAGCTAAAGATGAGGCCGCTAAAGCAAAGCCACAGCTCAGCTGTGTGCCCACCTAGGGTGTCCAGAGGGCGCTGAGCATGTGGGGGTCTTGACatgggtggtgggtggtggcAGAGGCCTCACCTTTGCCATCTGGACCACGTTGGGGAACTCAGTGAGGCAGGAGATGGGGATGACGTCATGATATGTCCGGCACTTGGTCctgggaggaaggagaaggagagtgAGGAGCTTCGCAGTGGGGAAGGGAGACTGGGCCCCTCTGCACGAAATCCAGAGGGGCAGACCACAGGGAGGGCCAGAGGGGATGACAGGGCCTGGGCTTGGCATGCGGCCAGGAAAATCCCTGCCACTGTCTGGGCCTCGATGGCTCTCACATTATAAGACCTCAGCCCTTCAAGCTGTCTTAGGATCCCTCCTCCCGCCCTTACCTGAGCAGCAGCCTCAGGTGCTCTTGGTCGCCGATGACATCATACTTGAGCGAGAAGACCAGGTGGCCCAGGGCCGTGTCCAAGGAGTAGTAATTGAAATGCTCCTGTGTGGCAGGTGGGGGCGGGGCAGTGAGTGAGGCAGAGCCTGAGGCCTCCAGGAAACCAGACCAGAAAAGACAAGCCCCTCCCAGGTGGGGGTCCTTCACCAGGTAGCAGGCATCACGGCTTATAGCATGGACTCTGCAGGAGACAGACCTGCattcaaaccccagctctgcACCTTGCCAGTGGCCTAAGAAgctcacttcacctctctgtgccttggtttccgaGTCTGTAAGGTGAGAGTGAGGCCACCTGCCTTGCAGGATGGTGACAGAGGCTCAAGAGGCAAAGTGCCCAGCACAGTGTAGGTGTTCAGTGAACATTTGTAGTAACCTTGGCTCTCAAGGTCCTCACCAAAGTCAAGGACCATATTTGTACCTGCTGGGCCCCTCTGCACAAAGACCAGAGGGGCCAGACCACAGGGAGGACTGGAGGGGATGACAGGGCCTGGGCCTGGCTATGCAACCAGGCAAATCCctgtccctctctgggcctcaacaGGGAGAGTGGTTATCCTTCTGCCTCATCCTTCTCAGGGcagagcacacagtaggtgctcagtaaagttATGCTAACTGACTGACTGCTGAACCTCTTATTCAGAGGGCCTTGAAGTCAGGGCCCATGAGAAACAGGAAGTGAAACAGCTCATAAACATACTGGGCGGCTGACCCAGCAGGTTCTCACCCTCCCACCTCACCTGGAACAGCAGCCACAGGGCTGGGAACAAATACCCCAGAGGGCACAAGGGGTGGCTGCAGCAGGGATGGCACCCCCAGAGGAGCCCAGAGCTGGCCCCTCCAGGAGGGGAAGTCCCAAAGCCAAGGGCTGTGGGTGTCAGGAGATGCCACCCCAGCCTGGCCCTGGGCTCCCCtgcccagccccagccctgggAGCGGAGCCGGATCCCCAGCCACGCCCGCCCCAGGAATCATCCTAGAAGTCAGTCCTGTTTAAACATGAACCCCTGTGCTCAGAgggcaggaagagagagaggtggAGGGCCAGGGGATGTGCCCCACAAACCTGTAGTTCAGGGATAGAAATTCTGAGTAGACTTGGGGCACAGAGTCCCCCTAGCCCTGGCTGGGCACAGAGTGGCAGAGACCCTCAGATGCTTGCCACCAGCCACAGAGAGAGAGGGGCAGGCACTGGGCAAGGGGAGCTGCACCAAAGCCCTGACCCCACCAATGACTTGGGGTTGGGATTTTCCCTGGACCCTCCAACCCAGACCCAGAGGAACCCAAAGGACACAGTGGGAGGATGGGCTCAGGGTCCCGGGAAGTCAGGGCCCAAAGTCACCCTGACCTTCTCCCTCTGCCAGAACAGGGCCTGATGCCGGAGCACCTGGCTGCTTCCCTAGTCATTCCACCTGGAGTCAGGAAatggccctgcctccctgccaGCCCCTAGGGTGGGCAGCCTCCACTCTAGAACTCCCTCCCCTCTGTAATGATAGCCTGTTTCTGGTTACCACACCTCTTCCAGGAAGTTGTCCCTGATCACAGAAGGCCAAGCCAATCCCATTCAACAAAATACACAAGCTCCTCCCATGTGCTAGATACTGGGGGCACAGACCAGGCCCTGCCCTGAAAATGGGGCATCCAAACCCCGCAACCTGTGCCTCTTCAAATCATTCTGTGCTCAAGGCCCAGCAGCTCCATTCCGTCACTCACCACTCCTTCAGCAAACTTTTCTGAGGACCACTACCTGCTGAGCCCATGCCTTCCCCCTGGATGCTACCACATCCCAGGTCCAGACCCAACTGAGAGCCTCTGGACAGCAGACACCTGGATGTCTCTCTTTCCATCCAAATGACTCAGAGTTGGAATTCCATGCCCTGTTCTGggtttagagtccctgggtgatgcaaacggttagtgcgcttgactgctaacggaaaggttggcagttcaagtccactcagaggtcaGCACCTGTCCAATAATTCCCAGCTCAGTAAttatgtgaccttggccaagtcacttcacctctctgagcttcactttcttcttccataaaaacataataataatcCTGATCTCACAAGGTAATTGTGAAGATTcagtaataacagctaacatttattgactgtTACATGCCAGGCATGGCTGGCTCTATATGTTTTACACGTGCTTTTATTCCCcatttttgcagatgaggaaacaggctcaggaaaattaaataactcacccaaggtcacagcATCAAGAAATGGAAGAGCCAAGATTTGCACCTAGGCCTTGGGACTCCAGAACCCAAGTGACGCTTCTCTGCTTTGTTGTACACTGACACACAGACAGCACCTGGCCTGGGGCCTGGCACGTACAGGATTCCAGCATATGCCCGCCCCTCCGGCCCCCACGACTGTGTACCATAACCTCACCCAGTAACTCTCCCCTGGACACCCTGGTGCAGCACCCTGATGAACTGTCACTGGGCAGGGTCCTTGCCCTGGGGCTGGTGGTAGGGTAGGGCTGCACGATCCGGGTCAAGCCACATCAACTGTGTCTTCCCAGCCTCCACCACAAGCTGCCCCAGGGCAGACCCTGGACCTTTTTCTGTTGGTTATCATATATACACCTGGCCCAGAACAGGGCCAGACACACAGCTGGTGCTCATATTTGTTAACCCTGACTGAATGCTTACTGTGTACCAAACACCATTCTAAACACCTCCTAAGCATCATCTCATTCGAGCCTCACAGCAACTTCAAGAGGTGAGCACCATTACCATCTCCCTTTCTATAGGTGAGGAAAAAggggcacagagaggtaaagGGACGGACTTGATCAATGTCCCATGTAgtaggtggcagagccaggattcaaaccccggTGGGGTCCCTGCTGTTAACCACAATGCCAGACTACTCCTGTCTTTTGCAGTACTGTTTGCTGAATGAGCAAATGAACCCCCTATACATGCTCCCCGAGAATCCGGGCTCTGGGACTGTCACTCAGGCCCAGCCAATGGGTTCTGCTCCCTCCCAGGCCCACCCCCTTCCCAGCCCAGGCCCCAGCACCAG
This DNA window, taken from Elephas maximus indicus isolate mEleMax1 chromosome 3, mEleMax1 primary haplotype, whole genome shotgun sequence, encodes the following:
- the RAP1GAP gene encoding rap1 GTPase-activating protein 1 isoform X3 — its product is MIEKMQGSRMDEQRCSFPPPLKTEEDYIPYPSVHEVLGREGPFPLILLPQFGGYWIEGTNHEMTSIPETEPLPSPTAKVKLECNPTARIYRKHFLGKEHFNYYSLDTALGHLVFSLKYDVIGDQEHLRLLLRTKCRTYHDVIPISCLTEFPNVVQMAKLVCEDVNVDRFYPVLYPKASRLIVTFDEHVISNNFKFGVIYQKLGQTSEEELFSTNEESPAFVEFLEFLGQKIKLQDFKGFRGGLDVTHGQTGTESVYCNFRNKEIMFHVSTKLPYTEGDAQQLQRKRHIGNDIVAVVFQDENTPFVPDMIASNFLHAYVVVQAEGGAPDGPFYKVSVTARDDVPFFGPPLPDPAVFRKGPEFQEFLLTKLINAEYACYKAEKFAKLEERTRAALLETLHEELHTHSQSMMGLGGDEDKMENGGGGGGFFESFKRVIRSRSQSMDAMGLSNKKPNTVSTSHSGSFAPNNPDLAKAAGISLLIPGKSASRFGRRGSAIGIGTVEESLIVPGKSPTRKKSGPFGSRRSSAIGIENIQEVQEKRESPPAGQKTPDSGHVSQEPKSENSSTQSSPEMPTTKNRAETVAQRTEVLKDFSRSSSSASSFASVVEETEGVDGDDTGLESVSSSGTPHKRDSFIYSTWLEDSVSTTSGGSSPGPSRSPHPDASKSGDPVCPEIKIQLEASEQHMPQLDC